The sequence ACCGTCTAGAGCAGATCCGCCCGGGCCGCCTGGATGCCCGCCTGGAACCTGGTGCGGGCGCCGAAGCGGTCCATCAGCTCGCGCACCCAGCGCTGCACCGTCCGGGTCGAGACGCTCATCTGGCGGGCGATGCTCTCGTCGGTCAGCCCGGCGGCCAGCAGCGCGAGCAACTGGCGGTGCCGGTCCTGCGGCAGTTCGGCGGAGTCCGGCGGGCCCATCAGCATGGCGCGGGTCCAGTAGAGCTCGAAGAGTCCGGCCAGCGCGTCCAGCAGGGAGGACGGGCGGACCAGCAGCACGCTCTGCAGCTCGGTGCCCGAGCTGACCGGCAGCAGCGCCCACCGGTCGTCCACCAGGGCCAGCTTGAGCGGCAGTTCGGGCAGCACCCGGGCCTGCTCGCCGGCCCCGGTGAACAGCTGGATCTCGGCCAACCGCTCGGGCTCGCACAGCACCCGGCTCTCGTACACCACGCGCATCCGCACGCCCCGCCCGAGCGCGGCGAGTTCGCACTCGGGGTCGGCCCGCCGAATGTACGGCGGCTTGTCCAGCACCCGCAACTCCTCGCGCGCGCCCAGCTGGAGGCTGCGCCAGAGTTCGGCGATCGAGTCCCGCCCGCTGACGATCTCGACCAACTCGCCCGCCACGGTGTCGATCCGCGATCGGCGGTAGGTGCGCAGCAGCTCGTTGATCCGGCCCCGGGTGCGGCGCAGCTCCAGCTCGCGGCGGAGCAGCAGTTCCTCCAGCGCCACGTCGGGCGCCGCCGCGGTCCACAGGAAGCCGTCGGGAGGCGGGCGTTCGACCAGCCCGAGGTCGGCCAGCAGACCGAGCGCGGCCGCCGTGCGGTCGGCGCCGACGCCGGTGGCCAGGGACAGTTGGGCCGCGGTCTGGCCGGCGGTGGTCAGCAGCTGCAGGTAGAGCCGCTCCTGGTCGGGGGCCAGCCCGAGGCCACCGAAGCGCGTGGTCCACTGCTCCGCCACCGAGCCGCCCCTCCCTGGTCTCGACCCGACTTTGGGCCATGCCAGCGCGGAAATCAAGCCATGAAGAGTCAAGAGAGGGGGCAACCGGGTGCGCCACGGGTGCTGATCCCCGTGGCGCACCTTCGCGCTACTGGACCGCCAGTCCGCGGCGCAGCAGCAGCGGCTCGATCCGCGGGTCGCGCCCGACCACGGCCCGGAACGCGTCCAGCGCCGGCCGGCTGTCGCCGCGCGACAGCAGCTCCCGCCGGAACACCTCGCCGCTCTCGCGCACCGTGCGCCCGTTGCCCTTGAACCAGTCCACCGTGTCGGCGTCCAGCACCTCGGACCAGATGTAGGCGTAGTAGCCCGCGCTGTAGCCGTTCACGAACAGGTGGGTGAAGTAGCCGGTGCGGTAGCGCGGCGGTACCGCGGCCAGCGACAGGCCCGCCTCCTTGAGCGCCTGCGCCTCGAACTCCACCGCGTCCAGCACGGCTTCGCCGGCCGGTCGGGTGTGCCAGGCCCAGTCGAGCAGCGCGGCGGCCAGGTACTCCACGGTCTTCACGCCCTGGCCGAAGTTCTCGGCCGCGGCCAGCCGCTCCAGCAGGTCGGCCGGGATCGGCTCGCCGGTCTCGTGGTGCTTGGCGTAGTTGAGCTGCACCTCGGGCCAGGTCCCCCACATCTCGTTGACCTGCGAGGGGAACTCCACGAAGTCGCGCGGCACCTGGGTGCCGGCCAGCGAGGGGTAGCGCACCGCGGAGAAGAGGCCGTGCAGCGCGTGCCCGAACTCGTGGAACAGGGTGCGGACTTCGTCCACGCTGAGCAGCACCGGGCGGCCGGGGGCCGGCTTGGCGATGTTGAGGTTGTTGAAGACCACCGGCTTGCGGTCGAACAGGTGGGCCTGCGGGACCAGTTCGTCCATCCAGGCGCCACCGCGCTTGGACGGGCGGGCGAAGAAGTCGGCCAGGAAGAGACCCAGTGCGGTGCCGTCCTGCTCGAACACCTCGAAGACCCGGGTGTCGGGGTGGTAGCCGGCCAGGTCGGTGCGCTCGGTGAAGCTCAGCCCGTAGACCAGCTGGGCGGCGTGGAAGACGCCGTCCTGCAGCACCCGCTCCAGCTCGTAGTAGGGGCGCAGCTCGGCGGTGTCCAGGTCGTACTCGGCCTTGCGGACCCGCTCGGTGTAGTACGCCAGGTCGTGCGGGCCGAAGTCGGTGACGCCGTCGGCCGCGGCGGCCTCGACCAGGCGGCTCAGCTCGCGCTCGGCGTTGGCCATCGCCGGCGGGACCAGCTTGGCCAGCAGCTCGGCGACGGCGTCCACGGTGCCGGCGGTCTCGTCGGCCACCACGTAGGCGGCGTGGCTCGGGTAGCCGAACAGCGCGGCCCGCTCGGCGCGCAGCGCGGCCATCCGGGCGGCCACCGGGCCGTTGGTCTCGGCGGCCCGGTCCAGTGCGGCGGTCAGCAGGCGGCGGCGGACCGCACGGTCGGTCAGCTGGGCCAGCGCCGGCTGGTTGGAGAAGTTGAGCAGGCTGAGCACGTACTTGCCCTGGTGGCCGAGCTCGCGGGCGTTGGCGGCGGCCGCCTCGATCGCGCCCTCGGACAGGCCGGCCAGCTGGTCGGCGCTGTCCAGCACCAGCGCGCCGGCCGCGTTGGCGGCGAAGACGTTCTGCTCGAAGACGCCGGCGGCGGTGGCCAGCTCGGCGTTGAGCTCGCGCAGCCGCTGCTGCTGCGCCTCGGGCAGCTCGGCGCCGGCCCGGACGAACCGGGTGTGGCGGCGCTCCAGCAGCCGCAGCGACTCGGCGTCCAGGCCGAGCTCGGCCCGCTGGGCGTGCACCGCGTCGAGCCGGGCGAAGAGCGCCCGGTCCAGGTGGATCGCGTCGCCGTGGGCCGCGAGCCGGGGGCGGAACTCGGCGTCCAGTTCCTGCACGGCCGGGTTGGTGACCGCGGAGGTCTGGTTGTCGAAGACCGCCAGCACCCGGCGCAGCAGCTCTCCGGTGCGCTCCAGCGCGACCACGGTGTTCTCGAAGGTCGCGGGCTCGGGGTTCGCGGTGATCCGCGCGATCTCGGCCAGCTGCTCGGCCATGCCCTGTTCGAGGGCCGGCCGGTAGTGCGCCTCACGGATCTCGCCGAACTGCGGGAGCTGGTAGGGCAGCGGGCTCGGAGAGAGGAAGGGATTTTCCGTCATTCCGCAGACCATACGCGTCAAGTTGTCAGTGCACCGCGCTACCGTCGGGATGAGCGGGATCGCACTCCGCAAATAGCCTGAAATCGCCGGACCGGAGGCCACTGATGACCGCCAGGAACGCCAGGATCGCCCTGGTGCCCGACGCCCACGGGCGTGGCGGCCGCCTGCACCGCCTCGCCGAGGACGGCACGGCGCTCGGCGCACCGCTGCACGCCCCCGAGCTGGCCGTCACGGTCGCCGAGCTGGAGGCCGCCGAGCGGCCCCGCTGGGTCTGGGCCGCCGCCGAGTCCGGCTACGCCCCGCTGCTGCCCGCGCTGCCCGGCCGGCTCGGCCGCTGCCACGATCTGCGACTGGTCGAGGCGCTGCTGCTGGCGCAGGAGGGCCGCTGGGGCGCGCCGCGCTCGCTCGGCGCCGCCTGGTCCCGGCTGCGCGGCCTGCCGGTCCCGGAGGACCTGCCCGACTCCGGTCCCAACGAGGCGCAGGACACCCTGTTCGCCCCCGACCGCCTGCAACTGCCGCCCGGCACCGACCCGCTGACCGCCGTGATCGCGGTGCACGCCGAGCAGCAGCGCCGGCTGGCCGCGATCGAGGGCCCGGTCGAGCGGTCCCGGTTCCGGCTGCTGGTCGCCGCCGAGTCGGCCGGCGCGCTGGCCGCCGCCGAGATGGCGGAGGACGGCCTGCCCTGGCGTGCCGAGGTGCACGACGCGCTGCTCACCGAGCTGCTCGGTCCGCGCCCGCACATCCCCGGCACCCAGCCCGCCCGGTTGGCCGAGCTGTCGGCGGGGCTGCAGCAGGCGCTCGGCGGCAAGCCGTTCAATCCCGACTCGCACACCCAGGTGCTGAAGGCCTTCGCCGAGCAGGGCATCCGGCTCGGCTCCACCCGAGTCTGGGAGCTGCGCGGGATCGACCATCCGGCCGCCGAGCTGATGATCCGTTACAAGGAGCTGTCCCGGATCCACACCGCGCACGGCTGGGCCTGGCAGGACGCCTGGGCCAAGGGCGGCCGGTTCCGTCCGGAGTACGTGGTGGGCGGCGTGGTCTCCGGCCGCTGGGCCAGCCGGGGCGGCGGCGCACTGCAGATCCCGCGGATCCTGCGCCGGGCCGTGGTGGCCGATCCCGGCTGGCTGCTGGTGGTGGCCGACGCCGCCCAGCTGGAGCCCCGGGTGCTGGCCGCGCTCTCCGGTGACGCGGCGCTGGCCCGCAGCGCGGCCGGCGGCGACCTCTACCAGGCGCTGGCCGCCACCGCCTTCCACGGCGATCGGGACAAGGCCAAGCTCGGCCTGCTCGGCGCGATGTACGGGCAGACCAGCGGGGACATCGGCCCGCTGCTGGCCACCCTGCGCCAGCGGTACCCGGCCGCGATGGGCTTCGTCGAGGCGGCCGCCCGCACCGGGGAGGACGGCGGGATCGTCCGCTCCCAGCTCGGCCGGCCCTGCCCGCCGCCCTCGGACGCCTGGCTCGACCTCGCCGAGTCGACCGCCCCGGACGACACCCAGGGCGGCCGCTCCACCAGGGCCCGCGGCCGGTTCACCCGCAACTTCGTGATCCAGGCCAGCGCCGCGGACTGGGCGTTGGCGCTGCTGGCCGCGCTCAGACGCCGGCTCGCCGAGCTGTCGGCCGAGCCGCACCTGGTCTTCTTCCAGCACGACGAGGTGGTCGTGCACACCCCCGCCGACCTCGCCGACAAGGTCACCACCGCGGTCGCCGAGGCCGCCGAGGAGGCCACCCGGCTGGTGTTCGGCGACACCCCGGTGCAGTTCCCGATGAGCACCGCCGTGGTCGAGTGCTACGGGGACGCCAAGTGACGGTCCGTCAGAACTTCCGCGACTGCCAGGCCTCCCGGGCCGAGCGGGCCACCTCGGCCAGGCCCGCCCCGGTCGAGGCGGTCACCACCGCGGCCACCGCGCCCTCCACGAACGGCGCGTCCACCAGCACCACCTCGTCCTCGCGGGCCAGGTCCGCCAGTACCGCCCGCGCGGTGAGCACCGCGCTGCCCAGGTCCGGCAGCACCACCACCCCCGCGCCCGAGTCGACCTGCCGCACCGCGGCCTCGATCAGCTCGTAGCTGGTCCCGATCTCGCCCGCCTCGGTTCCGGCGGCCACCGCCACCGCCACGCCCCCGCCGCCGAGTTGCTCGGTCAGCTCGGCCACCCCCGCCCCGAGCAGCGGGCTGTGCGACACCAGGACGATTCCCACTGAAGTCCTCATGGCCTCCGAGCGTAGCCCGCCCGGGTGGCGTAGGTTCGCAGGAGATCCGTCCGACCACCAACCCGGGAGCCGGCATGAAGAAGCTGATCAACACCCCCGAGACCGTGCTCGACGACACTCTCGCCGGAATCGCCGCCGCCCACCCGGAGTTGACGGTGGACCGGGCGGCCCGGGTGATCCACCGGGCCGGCGCACCGCGGCCCGGCAAGGTCGCGCTGATCTCCGGCGGCGGCTCCGGCCACGAGCCGCTGCACGCCGGCTTCGTCGGCCCCGGGATGCTGGACGCGGCCTGCCCGGGCGAGGTGTTCACCTCCCCCGTCCCGGACCAGATGCTGGCCGCCGTCCGGGCCACCGACGGCGGCGCGGGCGTGGTCTTCGTGGTCAAGAACTACACCGGCGACGTGCTCAACTTCGAGCTGGCCGCCGAACTGGCCGCCGAGGAGGGCATCGAGGTCCGCACGGTGCTGGTGGACGACGATGTCGCGGTCAAGGACTCCACCTGGACCGCCGGGCGGCGCGGCACCGGCGCCACCGTGGTGGTGGAGAAGGTCGCGGGCGCGCTCGCCGAACGCGGCGCCGGCGCCCGCGAGGTGGCCTCGATCGGCGAGCGGGCCAACGCCGCCTCGCGGTCCTTCGCGGTGGCGCTGACCGCCGCGACCGTCCCGGCGGCGGGCAAGCCCGGCTTCGACCTGCCGGCCGACGAGATCGAGGTGGGCGTCGGCATCCACGGCGAGCCGGGCCGCCGCCGGGAGAAGCTCCGCCCGGCCCACGAGCTGGTCGCCGAGGTGGTGGAGACCGTTCTGGCCGAGCACACCCTGACCCCGGGCGACCAGGTGATCGCCCTGGTCAACGGCCTGGGCGGGACCCCGCTGCACGAGCTCTACCTGGTCTACGGCGAGGTCGCCGCCCGCCTCGCCGAGCGCGGCATCGCGATCGCCCGCAACCTGGTCGGCAACTACGTGACCAGCCTGGACATGGCCGGCTTCTCGCTCACCCTGACCAAGGCCGACCCCGAGCTGCTGGAGCTCTGGGACGCGCCCGTCGCCACCCCGGCCCTGCACTGGTCCTGATCCCCCCTCAGAGGGACCCTCTCAGCCGACGGAGCATCACCATGCCCTACGCCCTGGACCACGACTTCGCGCTCGCCTGGCTGCGCGCCACCGCTGCGGCCGTCGAGCAGCAGCACCAGCGGCTGACCGAGCTGGACGCCGCGATCGGCGACGGCGACCACGGGACCAACCTCAGGCGCGGCTTCGCGGCGGTCCTCGCCGTGGTCGACGCGCTGCCCGCCGACACCCCGCCCGGTGAGCTGCTCAGCAAGGCCGGCAGCACCCTGATCTCCAAGGTCGGCGGCGCTTCCGGACCGCTCTACGGCAGCGCGCTGCGCACCGCCGGCAGGGCGCTGCCGGCGCCCACCGCCGACCTGACCGCGCTGGCCGAGGGGCTGCGGGCCGGCCTGACGGCGGTGCAGAAGCTGGGTGGCGCCACCGTCGGTGACAAGACCATGGTCGACGCCTTCGAACCGGCCGTCGCCGCCCTGGAGCGAGCCGCCTTCGACGGCTTCTCGCTGCGCGAGGCCACCGCGCTGGCCGCCGAGGCGGCGGAGGCGGGGGCCCGCGCGACCGTTCCGCTGGAGGCCCGCAAGGGCCGCGCCTCCTATCTGGGCCCGCGCAGCGTCGGCCACCAGGACCCGGGGGCCACCTCGACGGCGCTGCTCTTCCGGGCGCTGGCCGAGGCCGCGCCGCGCTGACCCGTGATCGGCGGCGGACGGCTGCTGCTGTTCAGTCGGTGCGGCTGACCAGCAGCAGCAGCGCGTCGTCGTTCAGTTCGCCGCCGGTGTGCCCGAGCAGGTCGGCGTAGAGCCGCCCGACCGCGGCGTCCAGTTCGGCCACCGAGGAGCCCGCACCGGCGACCAGCTTCCCGACCCGCCGCTCCAGCGGGTAGAACTCCCCGCTGCCGTACTCGCGGGCCTCCACCACCCCGTCGGTGCAGAGCACCAGCACATCGCCGCGCTCGAACGGCAGGTCCCAGCTCTGCGGCTGCCCGGGCGCGAGCCGCCCCAGGCCCAGCGGCACCCAGGGGTCGGGCGCCTCCAGCAGCGTCGCGGTGCCGTCCGGCGCCACCCGGATCGGCGGCACGTGCCCGTACTGGAGCAGCTCGACGGCCCCCGGCGTGCGCAGCTCGGCGAAGAGCGCGGTGGTGAACTGACCGTCCACCACGTGCCGCTCCACGCTGGCCTCGATCCGGGCCGCCACGCCGCGCAGCCCGGCCTCGTCGTAGGCGGCCTCGCGGAAGGCGCCGAGCACCACGGCGGCCGTCTGCACCGCCTCCAGCCCCTTGCCCTGGACGTCGCCGACCAGGACCCGGGTGCCGTGCGGGGTGTCCAGCACCGAGTAGAGGTCCCCGCCGATCCGCGCCTCGTCGGCGGCCGAGGCGTAGCGGACGGCGAGCCGCAGCGGTCCGACCTCGGGACCGGGCCGCTGCAGCAGCGCCCGCTGGGCCGCCTCGGCCACCGAGCTGACGGCCGCGAAGGCGGCGGCCCGGCGCATCCGGACCTCGGCGACGTAGGCGCTGAACAGGCTCAGCGCGGCGTAGGTGATGATCGAGCCGAACAGGAACCGCTGGTCGTGCACGGCGGTGACGTTGTCGTACCGGTTGAGGCCGAGCAGGACGGCCAGGCCGAAGGTGCAGACCGAGAGCACGCCGACGGCGGAGAGGGTGAGTGCGGCGATCGAGGGGACCACGGTCATCAGCGGCGCCAGGTAGCGCTCCTTGCCGGTGGAGAGGTCGGCGATGGTGACCGCGAGGATCGCCAGCCCGGCGGGCGCGGCCCGCCGCCGCCAGGACAGGTCGCGCAGGTCGACGGCGGCCAGCACGCGCCGCCGGCGCCCCCGGGAGAGTCCGGACAGCTCGGCGGCCACCGGTCTGCTGCTGCGGTGGCGTCGGAACACCTGCCGAACATTACGGACAATGAGCGCGCTGCGCCCGTATTGGAGTGCCGCAGTCGTACCGCTGGTGCGCGTGCGACTACTGTCTGTGGGCGGACTGTGACCGCCGTCTCATCGCGTCAGGGGTCCGCACCCCCCATGGAATACCCCTAGGGGGTATGGTGTTCTCAACAGCGCGGCGCCGACCCCGGCGCCCACCGACTTCCCGGAGGCCCCG is a genomic window of Kitasatospora azatica KCTC 9699 containing:
- a CDS encoding LuxR C-terminal-related transcriptional regulator; protein product: MAEQWTTRFGGLGLAPDQERLYLQLLTTAGQTAAQLSLATGVGADRTAAALGLLADLGLVERPPPDGFLWTAAAPDVALEELLLRRELELRRTRGRINELLRTYRRSRIDTVAGELVEIVSGRDSIAELWRSLQLGAREELRVLDKPPYIRRADPECELAALGRGVRMRVVYESRVLCEPERLAEIQLFTGAGEQARVLPELPLKLALVDDRWALLPVSSGTELQSVLLVRPSSLLDALAGLFELYWTRAMLMGPPDSAELPQDRHRQLLALLAAGLTDESIARQMSVSTRTVQRWVRELMDRFGARTRFQAGIQAARADLL
- a CDS encoding M3 family metallopeptidase; amino-acid sequence: MTENPFLSPSPLPYQLPQFGEIREAHYRPALEQGMAEQLAEIARITANPEPATFENTVVALERTGELLRRVLAVFDNQTSAVTNPAVQELDAEFRPRLAAHGDAIHLDRALFARLDAVHAQRAELGLDAESLRLLERRHTRFVRAGAELPEAQQQRLRELNAELATAAGVFEQNVFAANAAGALVLDSADQLAGLSEGAIEAAAANARELGHQGKYVLSLLNFSNQPALAQLTDRAVRRRLLTAALDRAAETNGPVAARMAALRAERAALFGYPSHAAYVVADETAGTVDAVAELLAKLVPPAMANAERELSRLVEAAAADGVTDFGPHDLAYYTERVRKAEYDLDTAELRPYYELERVLQDGVFHAAQLVYGLSFTERTDLAGYHPDTRVFEVFEQDGTALGLFLADFFARPSKRGGAWMDELVPQAHLFDRKPVVFNNLNIAKPAPGRPVLLSVDEVRTLFHEFGHALHGLFSAVRYPSLAGTQVPRDFVEFPSQVNEMWGTWPEVQLNYAKHHETGEPIPADLLERLAAAENFGQGVKTVEYLAAALLDWAWHTRPAGEAVLDAVEFEAQALKEAGLSLAAVPPRYRTGYFTHLFVNGYSAGYYAYIWSEVLDADTVDWFKGNGRTVRESGEVFRRELLSRGDSRPALDAFRAVVGRDPRIEPLLLRRGLAVQ
- a CDS encoding bifunctional 3'-5' exonuclease/DNA polymerase, encoding MTARNARIALVPDAHGRGGRLHRLAEDGTALGAPLHAPELAVTVAELEAAERPRWVWAAAESGYAPLLPALPGRLGRCHDLRLVEALLLAQEGRWGAPRSLGAAWSRLRGLPVPEDLPDSGPNEAQDTLFAPDRLQLPPGTDPLTAVIAVHAEQQRRLAAIEGPVERSRFRLLVAAESAGALAAAEMAEDGLPWRAEVHDALLTELLGPRPHIPGTQPARLAELSAGLQQALGGKPFNPDSHTQVLKAFAEQGIRLGSTRVWELRGIDHPAAELMIRYKELSRIHTAHGWAWQDAWAKGGRFRPEYVVGGVVSGRWASRGGGALQIPRILRRAVVADPGWLLVVADAAQLEPRVLAALSGDAALARSAAGGDLYQALAATAFHGDRDKAKLGLLGAMYGQTSGDIGPLLATLRQRYPAAMGFVEAAARTGEDGGIVRSQLGRPCPPPSDAWLDLAESTAPDDTQGGRSTRARGRFTRNFVIQASAADWALALLAALRRRLAELSAEPHLVFFQHDEVVVHTPADLADKVTTAVAEAAEEATRLVFGDTPVQFPMSTAVVECYGDAK
- the dhaM gene encoding dihydroxyacetone kinase phosphoryl donor subunit DhaM, translated to MRTSVGIVLVSHSPLLGAGVAELTEQLGGGGVAVAVAAGTEAGEIGTSYELIEAAVRQVDSGAGVVVLPDLGSAVLTARAVLADLAREDEVVLVDAPFVEGAVAAVVTASTGAGLAEVARSAREAWQSRKF
- the dhaK gene encoding dihydroxyacetone kinase subunit DhaK; protein product: MKKLINTPETVLDDTLAGIAAAHPELTVDRAARVIHRAGAPRPGKVALISGGGSGHEPLHAGFVGPGMLDAACPGEVFTSPVPDQMLAAVRATDGGAGVVFVVKNYTGDVLNFELAAELAAEEGIEVRTVLVDDDVAVKDSTWTAGRRGTGATVVVEKVAGALAERGAGAREVASIGERANAASRSFAVALTAATVPAAGKPGFDLPADEIEVGVGIHGEPGRRREKLRPAHELVAEVVETVLAEHTLTPGDQVIALVNGLGGTPLHELYLVYGEVAARLAERGIAIARNLVGNYVTSLDMAGFSLTLTKADPELLELWDAPVATPALHWS
- the dhaL gene encoding dihydroxyacetone kinase subunit DhaL; translation: MPYALDHDFALAWLRATAAAVEQQHQRLTELDAAIGDGDHGTNLRRGFAAVLAVVDALPADTPPGELLSKAGSTLISKVGGASGPLYGSALRTAGRALPAPTADLTALAEGLRAGLTAVQKLGGATVGDKTMVDAFEPAVAALERAAFDGFSLREATALAAEAAEAGARATVPLEARKGRASYLGPRSVGHQDPGATSTALLFRALAEAAPR
- a CDS encoding PP2C family protein-serine/threonine phosphatase; this translates as MFRRHRSSRPVAAELSGLSRGRRRRVLAAVDLRDLSWRRRAAPAGLAILAVTIADLSTGKERYLAPLMTVVPSIAALTLSAVGVLSVCTFGLAVLLGLNRYDNVTAVHDQRFLFGSIITYAALSLFSAYVAEVRMRRAAAFAAVSSVAEAAQRALLQRPGPEVGPLRLAVRYASAADEARIGGDLYSVLDTPHGTRVLVGDVQGKGLEAVQTAAVVLGAFREAAYDEAGLRGVAARIEASVERHVVDGQFTTALFAELRTPGAVELLQYGHVPPIRVAPDGTATLLEAPDPWVPLGLGRLAPGQPQSWDLPFERGDVLVLCTDGVVEAREYGSGEFYPLERRVGKLVAGAGSSVAELDAAVGRLYADLLGHTGGELNDDALLLLVSRTD